The genomic window ctctctccgtttctctcgCTATCTATTCTTTCCATTGTTCGCTCTTgttgtttctatctctctcactcactcattcactcactcaaaTTCAATCTTCTTTAATGGCATGAATGACAAGGTCAATGTTGCCAAAGTGAAGTGATGCACCTAAATATTATGAAAACAACAGCGACAACAATAAGAATAGTAGCTATAATACTAAATAAAAAATCCATGTatatttttacacacacacacagacacacattgacTGATAGTTAgttctctctgtgtcctcccATACAGCCCTCTCTGCTGAAAGCCATCTTCAGTGTGGACGCTGATGAAGTCCGCTCCCTCATATTCAAGAAGGAGGATGTCAACGTACAGGTAACattactgtacacacacagaccGACACAGACAGGAGTCAGTCAGTCCATAAGTATCTCTTGCTCTGAATTGCTTGCAAATCTGTCCACTCCTCATCTCCTCACCCTTCATCTGCAATGATTATCAAAGACTTGACAGGTGGAAGCTCATCATTAGGCTGGCTTTCCTGGTCAGTTCTCATCATTACGCTGGCTTGCCTGGTCAATTCTTTCAGATCAGTGCAAtgaaggacaggaggagaggacagactttTTAGACAATTGTGGAATAGCCAGTGTGTCTGTACTCTCGGTCTCTTACTAAATCAATGTTGAGAGGCCAGATTCTTTCAGCCAATCAATCAGGTGAGGGCAGGTTAGTTCATTTCTTCTTTCCCACTCCCTTTCTGTTCAgccctctctctttcgctctcaatcccccgtcctccctccctctcacccctgccctctttctctccctctcaccctccctccactctctctacttctctctataTTGCTGGGGTCATCAGAGACATTTTGGTCTGATGTTTGAGTCAGCAGTTTTCAATCTGACCTATTACAGGCCTCCCTCTCCGTCATGTGACTTTGTTTACGACCTACGGTACTCCCCTGATTGCCCTCTGCTGCATGGAGAGAACAAGGGATGGAGGGAagcagagaacgagagagggagggaggtagactgggagggttggagagaggggaatgggcaAGTGATAGAGAgatgcagagaaagagaggagggggagggcatggaagggagggagagagagagctggaattGATTGTTCCATCCATCCAGATTGACTAGCATGGTTGGTTAGTTCTACAGAGGACCTGCGTTATATGGTCAGACAGATGGTAAAACATCCTCACcacagagaagaagagggagagcgacagagaggtACTCTTGTAGTCACCCATCGGTCACTCTCACACCAGtgagacactggacacacacacatacacaggaccACTGGTCGATAGGCTACCCCccagggagagcagagggaatgtgagagcagagggaggagagaaatccCTCCATCATCCTGTCATCCTGCCTTTATTACCTTGTTCCCTGGCTCCCTGGGAGCCTGACCGATGACTGGCCACAACTACACAGACTGACCAATGATTGGCCACAGCTAGCGAGACCACAACAATCTAACACACTGTTGTCAATCTTCCCTTTCCGAGTTAATTGCAGGTGAAAAATTAAGATGCTCTCTTAAACAGTTGATTCTGAACACTTGGGGCGGTTTCCCGTATACCAATTAAACCTTGTCCTGGATAATAAAGAAATGTCAATGGAGACTCTCCATTGAGCCAGATTTttttgtccaggactaggcttaatctgtgtccgggaaagcAGCCCAAAGATGTTGGgtaagaggagtggaggagtgatgCTGTTATTAGTCTGGCTTCTAGTGGGATCCCTGCCAAGTACAGTAGTAGTTGACCTACTCCCAGCTGCCCTGCAGTGTCTCCCAGACTCctggagatggatggatggagggagggagggagagagggagagagggagagagggagagagggagagagggagtcatCCACTTGATTGTGATCCAGGAAGCTAACCCGTCACTTGGCTGGCTGCACTGTTGTGTGGGACATAGTTGTGCTCCCTCTTGTCTACTGGCAGCATAGtgagaagcagtgtgtgtgtgttcaagtttATTATGAACATCGAAGCTAGTGTGAAATTAGATATTTTACATACTGTACCTCCCTCCTAAAATGAACATGAAAGTAGTGTGTGTAATATGTATAACATGTATTTCTGCTCTGGTCTCTACTAGGACAGTGAGAAAAGGACCCCACTCCACGCTGCAGCCTACCTAGGAGACGCTGACATCATCGAACTCCTCATCCTCTCAGGTACACATCTCACCTGTCTGCCTGTTATACCTGTCTGCCTGTTATACCTGAAAAGCCTACTAAATTGGAAGACTTAGTATGAGTATTTGGTCACAGCAGCCAATGTTGACATCACCCATTCATGGAGAGGAaatgatagggagagagatgtggagattgtttccctgtgtgtgttgtgatggtcTATTTTAACCCCTGACACACATGGGCCTCTCAAAGGATCATGGGAGTTTCCCCCAGTAGCTCGTGGGTCCTGCCCATTCTCTGTCAGTGGAAAGTTAACCCTtaaccttttctctctctcttttttaggAGCCAGAGTAAATGCTAAAGACAATAAGTGGTTAACTCCTCTTCACCGAGCTGTTGCTTCCTGCAGCGAGGTAACACACACtcacttactcacacacacacacacacacgttcatcaATGCTCTCTTTCTCTATATGATGCTGTATCAGTCTTGTTGAAACAGTGATTGTGAACGCTCTTTCTTTGTGTGTGTAGGATGCAGTGTGTATGTTGATAAAACACAGTGCTGATGTGAACGCACGGGATAAGAACTGGCAGACTCCTCTCCATGTTGCCGCCAACAACAAGGCTATCCGCGTTGCCGAGGCCCTCGTCCCATTGCTTAGCAACGTCAATGTGTCGGACCGGGGTGGACGCACAGCCCTGCACCATGCTGCCTTCAGCGGACACctggaggtaacacacacacattcacagacgtATTAGTTGGCGTGTCATGAGGCTAGTATGACTTCACTtgttgtgcgcgtgtgtgtgtcagatggTGAAGCTGCTTCTCTCCAGAGGAGCCAACATCGACGCCTTTGATAAGAAGGACAGGAGAGCCATCCACTGGGCTGCCTACATGGGTaagacgcaaacacacacactcagagctaTATAAAAAGGGTTGTTTgtttgaatacatttttatttgatgtTTAGATTTTTTCTAGAAACAAAATGGTATGAATGGTATGCTAACAAAATGTTCCCTTCCCCGCTCTGTTTCTCTTTCGCCACCTCCGTCCCTACTTTCCTCAcctcccttcccccctccctccctccaggtcATATGGAGGTGGTGAGGTTGTTGGTGTCTAGCGGAGCAGAGATAGACTGTAAAGATAAGAACTCTTATACTCCTCTACATGCCGCTGCCTCTAGTGGGATGACTACCACTGTCCAATACCTGCTGGGGCTGGGtgtacaggtacacacacacaaacatcattCAATTTCATCCTCGCCTTATAATAGCAAAGAAAGAAGTCTGTTGAGATACACAAACtaactgcttctctctctctctctcttccctctctctctatctcctctctctctcaatcttctctctctcaatcttctctctcccccctctctctcccccctctctctcccccctctctctcctctctctcccctctctctctcccctctctctcccctctctctctcccctctctctctccctctctctccctctctctctcccctctctctctcccctctctctctgctctctctctctctccgccctctctctctctccgccctctctctctctaccctctctctcccctctctctctcccctctctctctcccctctctttctcctctctctctctcctctctctctctctctctctccgccctctctctctctccgccctctctctctctctccgccctctctctctctctctccgccctctctctctctctctccgtcctctctctctctctccgccctctctctctctccgccctttctctctctccgtcctctctctctctctccgccctctctctctccgccctctctctctctccgccctctctctctctccgccctctctctctctccgccctctccctctctcccgccctctctttctctctccccgccctctctttctctctccccgccctctctttctctctccccgccctctctttctctctccccgccctctctttctctctccccgccctctctttctctctcctcgccctctctttctctctccccgccccctctctctctctccccgccccctctctctctccccgccccctctctctctcccgcccccctctctctctccgccctctctctctctccgccctctctctctctccgccctctctctctctccgccctctctctctctccgccctctctctctccgccctctctctctctccgccctctctctctctccgccctctctctctctccgccctctctctctctccgccctctctctctctccgccctctctctctctccgccccctctctctctccgccccctctctctctccgccccctctcgctctccccgccctctctccccgccccctccctccctctctccccgcctcccgccctctctcccgccctctctccccgccctcccgccctctctccccgccctcccgccctctctcccgccctctctttccctctctccccgccctctctttccctctctcccgccctctctttccctctctccccgccctctctttccctctctcccgccctctctttccctctctccccgcgcgctccctctctctccccgcgcgctccctctctccccgcgcgctccctctctctctccccccgcgcgctccctctctctctccccgcgcgctcccctctctctctcccccgcgctccctctctctccc from Coregonus clupeaformis isolate EN_2021a chromosome 17, ASM2061545v1, whole genome shotgun sequence includes these protein-coding regions:
- the LOC121586637 gene encoding serine/threonine-protein phosphatase 6 regulatory ankyrin repeat subunit A isoform X3, producing the protein MCVFPMRSERASRVCIVVLEEEEDEQSSPPRPSPLHPSPPLHPKPSPDRKSHHAVCRRAQEDKPSLLKAIFSVDADEVRSLIFKKEDVNVQDSEKRTPLHAAAYLGDADIIELLILSGARVNAKDNKWLTPLHRAVASCSEDAVCMLIKHSADVNARDKNWQTPLHVAANNKAIRVAEALVPLLSNVNVSDRGGRTALHHAAFSGHLEMVKLLLSRGANIDAFDKKDRRAIHWAAYMGHMEVVRLLVSSGAEIDCKDKNSYTPLHAAASSGMTTTVQYLLGLGVQINQGNMYGNSALHMASYNGQDMVVNELIEAGASINQVNERGLSALHFSACSRQGALCLELLLGNGANVNIRSKDGKTPLHMAAVHGRFSRSQAVIQNGAEVDCEDKNGNSPLHIAARYGHQLLINTLLTHGAYTAK